The proteins below are encoded in one region of Syntrophotalea carbinolica DSM 2380:
- a CDS encoding HDOD domain-containing protein, translating to MSATQLTPETFTEWADSDPELACALAAVQDLPAMTDIVNDFLLTIEDPDWSAKSVAQVISRDPVVAASVLKVANSSYYSFQRQINNLEGAIAVLGLATIKSLVLTAGVKNMNKRFGLIEKLLLEDAIGCALCAREIARKTRCCDPEEAFLGGLLRHIGKIAMNNLDSEKYSELVQAVYNGEDNLTTLERKFFPYSHAAIGAAMLHHWHLAPQLVASTLFHNDAVSPEKIGEQASVLASLVHLGGLVCLRLGFGQRTPQEELDVYHDPATERLALTEEDIDDILHDIPEAVTQTCASFMG from the coding sequence ATGAGTGCGACGCAACTTACCCCCGAAACCTTTACGGAGTGGGCTGACTCCGATCCGGAACTGGCCTGTGCACTGGCAGCGGTTCAGGATCTGCCGGCCATGACCGATATTGTCAACGACTTTCTCCTTACCATCGAAGATCCTGACTGGAGCGCTAAAAGCGTGGCTCAGGTCATCTCCCGAGATCCCGTGGTGGCGGCCAGCGTTCTGAAAGTTGCCAACAGCTCCTACTACAGTTTTCAGCGCCAGATCAACAATCTCGAAGGCGCCATTGCCGTTTTGGGTTTGGCCACCATAAAGAGTCTGGTTTTGACAGCCGGTGTCAAAAACATGAACAAACGCTTCGGACTAATCGAAAAACTCTTATTGGAAGATGCCATCGGCTGCGCCTTGTGTGCGCGTGAAATTGCCAGAAAAACCCGTTGTTGCGACCCCGAAGAAGCCTTTTTGGGGGGGCTGCTGCGGCATATCGGCAAAATCGCCATGAACAATCTCGACAGCGAAAAGTATTCGGAACTGGTGCAGGCCGTCTACAACGGGGAAGACAACCTCACGACTCTGGAGCGCAAATTCTTCCCCTACAGTCATGCCGCCATCGGCGCAGCCATGCTTCACCATTGGCACCTGGCACCCCAACTGGTGGCCAGCACCCTTTTTCACAACGATGCCGTTTCGCCCGAAAAAATCGGCGAACAGGCCAGTGTCCTGGCTTCGCTGGTACACCTTGGAGGCCTCGTCTGCCTGCGCCTCGGCTTCGGTCAGCGCACCCCTCAGGAAGAACTCGATGTGTATCATGACCCGGCAACGGAACGCCTGGCCCTGACGGAAGAAGATATCGACGACATTCTGCACGATATCCCCGAGGCCGTCACCCAGACCTGCGCGTCTTTCATGGGATAA
- the rodA gene encoding rod shape-determining protein RodA — MFDRRLLTHFDWGLLLLVLIIAGLGILNLISVTSSWASPAAPFSLKQLSWLGGGLIIAVSICAIDYRRLEYLAFYLYAGNLSLLLLVLVIGRTSMGATRWLDLKFFNLQPSELMKIVIIIALACFFSRRDSPQGYTFRELWAPFTMLAMPALLIMKQPDLGTAMIVLMIGASMALFAGIRPATLTGLGLLAGSAATGGWFLLHGYQKQRILTFLNPEADPLGSGYHIIQSKIAVGSGGFWGKGFMKGTQSQLSFLPERHTDFAFSVFAEEWGFIGCLTLLALLLLLVIWGLNISRHASTRFGMFLAFGVSAMLFFHIVINLGMVIGLLPVVGVPLPLFSYGGTSMITTMTGVGLLLNVSMRRFKF; from the coding sequence ATGTTTGACCGTCGTCTTCTCACACACTTCGACTGGGGACTTTTGTTGCTGGTGTTGATTATTGCCGGGCTCGGTATCCTCAACCTGATAAGCGTCACCTCATCGTGGGCATCGCCGGCCGCGCCGTTTTCCCTCAAGCAGCTTTCATGGCTGGGAGGCGGACTGATTATTGCGGTCAGTATCTGCGCCATCGACTACCGCCGGCTCGAATATCTGGCCTTTTACCTTTACGCCGGCAACCTTTCACTGCTTCTGCTGGTACTCGTCATCGGTCGCACCTCCATGGGCGCCACACGCTGGCTGGATCTCAAATTTTTCAACCTGCAACCCAGCGAACTGATGAAAATCGTCATCATCATCGCCCTGGCCTGCTTTTTCAGTCGACGGGACTCGCCGCAGGGTTATACATTTCGGGAACTCTGGGCCCCATTCACCATGTTGGCGATGCCCGCGCTGCTTATCATGAAACAGCCCGACCTCGGCACCGCCATGATCGTGCTGATGATCGGTGCTTCCATGGCCTTATTCGCCGGGATTCGACCGGCCACCCTGACGGGCCTGGGATTGCTGGCCGGCAGTGCCGCCACCGGCGGATGGTTTTTGCTGCACGGCTACCAGAAACAAAGAATTCTGACCTTTCTGAATCCGGAAGCCGATCCTCTCGGATCGGGCTACCACATCATTCAATCGAAAATTGCCGTCGGCAGCGGCGGCTTCTGGGGCAAGGGCTTCATGAAAGGCACCCAGTCCCAGCTCTCTTTTCTGCCTGAGCGCCACACCGACTTTGCGTTCTCCGTTTTTGCGGAGGAATGGGGATTTATCGGATGTCTGACTTTACTGGCGCTGTTGCTGCTGCTGGTAATCTGGGGACTCAACATTTCGCGCCACGCATCAACGCGATTTGGCATGTTTCTGGCTTTTGGTGTTAGTGCCATGCTGTTTTTTCATATCGTCATCAACCTCGGCATGGTTATCGGCCTGCTGCCGGTCGTCGGTGTCCCGCTGCCGCTTTTTTCCTACGGCGGCACCAGTATGATTACGACTATGACGGGCGTGGGGCTGTTGCTCAATGTCAGCATGCGACGGTTCAAGTTTTAA
- the mrdA gene encoding penicillin-binding protein 2, with product MNLEFESDWQTLPHSRKRYVLASLIAAIIFLLLLLRLWQLQIISNDHYRTLSEKNRTRYIPITAQRGRIFDRDGKLLADNRPAFDVAVLRQEVDDPSLLLERLAGFLSIDREELRKRWNAGKRLPRYRPITLAWDVDRDTLEKIMENTVDLPGVLMETRPVRSFPLGAVAPHFLGYLGEIAEKDLKLPEFEEYSPGDVVGKAGIEKKLEHVLCGINGERRVEVDVQGKSMRILKTQDPQPGNQVVLTLQASLQQVAEKAFDGQAGAAVVLDVHTGEILAITSQPTFDPAQFARGLTTREWRALQNNPLKPLQNRAISGQYPPGSIFKIVTALAALKAGAARPDTRVNCEGSTTVGNHTFRCWKRRGHGVTDLRKALKESCDVWFYEVALNVGIDRIAAMARELGLGSALGFQVGMEKGGLIPDRAWKKARYGTSWYLGETLNASIGQGYILTTPLQLATMTAAVANGGTVFRPHIVKSIENLTSGIVQQTEPEILHRADLSAQHLNAVRKGLEAVVNEPGGTAWKSRLEELPYAGKTGTAQVVKLRDDIKDEKLIPYRFRDHALFAAYAPARNPEIAVAVVVEHGSHGSSAAAPIAKTIIAHYFGLDKQPSSDKTLSSE from the coding sequence TTGAACCTAGAATTTGAAAGCGACTGGCAGACCCTGCCGCATAGCCGCAAACGTTATGTACTGGCGTCCCTGATCGCCGCTATTATCTTTTTACTGCTGTTGTTGCGCCTCTGGCAGTTGCAGATCATCAGCAATGATCACTATCGTACTCTGTCGGAGAAAAACCGTACGCGCTACATCCCCATAACTGCCCAGCGGGGACGCATTTTCGATCGCGACGGCAAACTGCTGGCGGATAATCGGCCAGCCTTCGATGTGGCGGTGTTGCGCCAGGAGGTAGACGATCCCTCTTTATTGCTGGAACGGCTGGCCGGCTTTTTATCCATCGACCGGGAAGAATTGCGCAAACGCTGGAATGCCGGCAAGCGCCTGCCCCGTTACCGCCCGATCACCCTGGCCTGGGATGTCGACCGCGACACCCTGGAAAAGATCATGGAAAACACCGTCGATCTGCCCGGAGTGTTGATGGAAACCCGCCCGGTACGCTCCTTTCCGCTGGGGGCCGTGGCTCCTCACTTCCTCGGCTACCTTGGCGAAATTGCCGAAAAGGATCTGAAACTGCCGGAATTCGAGGAATACAGTCCGGGCGATGTGGTGGGCAAAGCCGGTATCGAAAAAAAGCTGGAACATGTGTTGTGCGGCATCAATGGCGAACGACGGGTTGAAGTCGATGTCCAGGGCAAATCCATGCGGATTCTCAAAACCCAGGATCCGCAACCGGGCAACCAGGTCGTCTTGACCCTGCAGGCCTCCCTGCAGCAAGTCGCGGAAAAAGCCTTTGACGGTCAGGCCGGGGCCGCCGTGGTGCTCGATGTTCACACCGGGGAAATCCTCGCCATTACCAGTCAACCGACCTTCGACCCGGCACAATTCGCCCGCGGTCTGACCACCAGGGAATGGCGCGCCTTGCAGAACAACCCCTTGAAACCGCTGCAAAACCGCGCCATCAGCGGACAATATCCCCCGGGGTCCATTTTTAAAATCGTCACCGCCCTGGCCGCCCTCAAAGCCGGGGCCGCCAGGCCTGACACCCGTGTAAACTGCGAAGGCTCCACCACCGTCGGCAATCACACCTTTCGCTGCTGGAAGCGTCGCGGACACGGTGTGACCGACCTGCGCAAAGCGCTTAAAGAAAGCTGCGATGTCTGGTTCTATGAAGTAGCCCTCAACGTCGGCATCGACCGAATCGCCGCCATGGCGCGGGAACTCGGCCTGGGCAGCGCCCTTGGGTTCCAGGTGGGCATGGAAAAAGGCGGTCTGATACCCGACCGGGCCTGGAAAAAGGCTCGCTACGGCACCAGCTGGTATCTCGGCGAGACCCTGAACGCCTCCATCGGGCAGGGGTATATCCTGACCACGCCGCTGCAACTGGCCACCATGACCGCTGCCGTCGCCAATGGCGGCACGGTGTTTCGTCCGCATATCGTGAAAAGCATTGAAAACCTCACAAGCGGGATCGTACAACAAACCGAGCCCGAAATTCTCCACCGGGCCGACTTATCCGCCCAGCATCTGAATGCGGTACGCAAGGGATTAGAAGCCGTGGTCAACGAACCGGGGGGCACAGCCTGGAAGAGTCGACTTGAGGAGTTGCCCTATGCGGGAAAAACGGGGACCGCCCAGGTCGTGAAACTGCGCGACGACATCAAGGACGAAAAGCTGATTCCCTACCGGTTTCGCGACCATGCCCTGTTCGCCGCCTATGCACCGGCCCGCAATCCCGAGATCGCGGTTGCCGTGGTGGTGGAACATGGCAGCCATGGCAGCAGTGCTGCGGCTCCCATAGCCAAAACCATTATCGCCCACTATTTCGGGTTGGACAAACAACCTTCCTCGGATAAAACCCTGTCCAGCGAGTGA